In the genome of Luteitalea pratensis, the window GCGCCAGGCGCGCCTGCTCACCCTGTTCGCGCGTCAGGTGCAGGTCGTCGAACACGAGCACGAACGTGCGCGTCGCCGTGGCCTGCGCACCGACGTTGGTCGCGTAGGAATACCGGCCCGGCTTGCGTGCTGGCGTCGAGACGCCGCTTCCCGGAGCCCCTGTTTCCTGGAAGAACTCGACGCGTTGCGCCACGCCCTCGTCCAGGACCTCGAAATCGGCAGTGGTCAGACCCGTGACCGGCTGCCCGCGGTCGTCCACGACGACGGCGTCGACGGTGACCAGGGCGGTCTCGGTTCGAAAGCGCGGCTGCGTGCCTCCCGGCTGACCGAAGGCGACAGCGGGAACGAGGCAGAGGGCGACGAACCACGCCAGCAGTCGGACGCGCATGTCAGGGCACTATCGTGAAAGAGACGTCCGACGAGTTGGTTCGGCCGTCGAGCGTCGCCACCGCGCGCAGCACGTACGTCCCCGGCTCGAAGATCTTCGTCGGGAACGAAGCCACGTACTTGATCCGGCCGTCGCGATCGGGAGCCGGCAATTCCGCCGCCGAGCGGCCGATCACCGCGCCGCCGCGCTGGAACTCGAACGTCAGCGAGGGGACGCGGCCCCGATCCGGGTAGACGACGACGTAGGCCGACACCTGCGGGTTGGTCGCGCGCGAGATCGGCGTGTCGAGGCTGGGAACGATGCGCAGTTGGTCGGTGCGGAATGGATCCTCGACGGCATCTGGCTGTTCGCTGGCCGGCTCCACGCGCCTGATCACGGCGAGCGAACTCACGAGCGGCACGCTCGCGGTCGCGTCCGGCACGACGACCGTCATGGAGTGCACGCTGGAGCGCTCCGTCGTCTGATCGCGCGCCACGGCCAGCACCGAATAACGGCCGGGTGCGAGCCAGACCTGCCTCTTGAACACCAGCCGCCCGCGCTTGAGCGCCTCCACGCGTTCGAGTGGGCCTTCGAGCGGAAAAGAGTCGCTGAGGCGCTCGATGATCTCGTCCTTCTCGTTGCGCACGAGCGCCATCACCGTGAACCGCAGCGCGTATTTCTTCTCGCGGCGGTCCTCCTCGAACGTGAGCTGATCGAGCGGGACCTCGACGAGCACGGTGTGCTGCACCCCGCGCGGCGTCACGCCGAACCGGAACGTTGTCGCGCCGACCCGGAACGGCGTCGGCAGCGGCGTGGCCGATGCGGCCGCGAGCATCGGCAGCTCGTATGGCAGCAACGGCGCACCGTCTGTGGGAGGCAGCGCGAAGTACCCGCTGCGCGACTGTACGTCGACGCCGCGGCGGGCGACCCTCACTTCGATCTTCCTGAACCTGCCGTCGTATGTCGTGGTCGCGGGCGTGTAGGCGAGCTGGTAATAGGCGTCGAGGTCAGCCGAGACGCGGTCGAGCCGCTCGGCGAGGTTGTTCGAGTTGGCCACGAGGATGCCGCCCGTCTCCTCGGCCAGCATCTGCAGTGTGCCCTGCAGGTCCTTGTGCAGCGCGCCCTCGGCGGTCTCGGCGTTCATCACGTCCTCGACCGTCACCGGCTCGTTGCCGCGGGTCATCATCTGGCGCTGGCTGTTGCGCGCCGAGCTGTCGAGGGCCGTGCGGGCGCCCTCGAGCGAGCGGGCCGAGTCGAGACCGCGCGCGTCGACCGCGTAGACGCTGACGTTGGCGCGATTGGCCTCGCTGACGGTCGCACGGAAGACCTCCTCGAGATTGGGCGGCACCACGAAGCCTTCGGAGAAGAGCACCAGCGCCTTCCGGCCCTCCAGCGAGCCCTGCGCCTTGACGAGGGCCATGAGGGGAAACAGCGTCGACTGTCCACGCTGATCGATGTCTGCCTTCTCCACCATCAGCGCGACGCGCTCGAGGACCGCATTGACCGCGGCGTCGGCAGCGTTGGCGCCGATGGCCACCTGATCGGCCGCGCCGCCCACACCGGCACCGGGCGCCCGTCCGCCGACCTCGGCGGCTGCGACCGGTGGCGGCCCGGTCGTGGATCGACCCGTCGCGACCGTGTCCATGACAGTCTCGCGGCCGCCCGCGTGTGTTGCGGCGAGGATGCCGGCGCGGATCTCAGCAGGCGAGCGCGTGAACGCCTGTGCGTGCCACAAACGCTGATCGAGCCTGTAGATCGAGACCCACTGCCCGGCCGGCAACTCGCGTGCCGCGAACTGCAGCGCGGCGCGCCTCGCGAGATCGCGTCCGTTCTGCGTCAGCGTTTCGAAGACCAGCGTGATCAAGGTCACGCGGCGGAGCGGATCGGGCTGGCCCGTTGCCGCTTCCCTGGCCGTCACCAGGGGCGAGGTGCCCGATACCAGGCCGAACGCCTGGAGTTCGACCGGCTTTCCATCTTCGAGCACCTGCACCTCGTTCTGGCGCAGGTCGGTGATCGTCCGACCCTTCTTGTCGCGGACGACAACGTCGAGCACCACGGCCGACGTCGCGGCTCGGAAGGTCGGCGCGGGCTCCTGCGCCTCGCTCCTGGTCGTGGCCGGTTGTGGAGGTGGCGGTGATGCGGGCGCCTGCGCGGCGGTCACATTCACTCCTGTGGCCCACGTGAAGAGCGCCGTGATTGCGATGCCTGCGCTCGCCAGTGACAACGGCAGCCGCGACCACGCAGACGAGCGACGCGAAGAATCGGGGGCCATCACCGTGGTGGCGTCGCCGGCGGGACGGGCTGTGCAAGTGATGGCGCAGCACCTGGCTGGCGTGCCTGCGCCTGACGGTTGAGTTCGTCCACCACGGCTCGCTCCTTGTCGCCGAGGTCGCGTAGTTTCAGGCGGTAGTACACCGTGGCCAGCGACACACGCGCCTCGATGAAGGACGGTGCCTCTGCAGCGATCGCCTCCAGCATCGTCCTGGCGGCCTCGGTCTCGCCGAGCGACACATGGATCGCGGCCAACTGGAAGCGGACCGAGAGGTGACCGGGGCGCATGACGAGGGCCCGCTGCAAGTGTCCACGAGCCTTGTCGAACGCGAAGTCTTCCTTGGCCAGCATGCCGAGGAGGAGGTTGGCCTCGAAGTCGGTCGGATTACGTGCGAACTCGGCCTCGAGCTCACGGACGGCGAGATCGCGATTGCCGGTCTCGAGCAAGGCCTGCCCGTACAGGGTGTGCACGCCCGGGAGATCGGGATTGAGCTCGACGGCTCGTTTCAGATCCTCGAGCCCGCCAGCGAGATCCTGGACCGAGCGCTTGGCCATGCCCATGAGCACCCGCGCTTCGGCGGAGTCGCCCTTGCTCAGGATGCGGTCGATCAGCACCTGCCCTCGTTGCGGCTGATTCGTGCGCAGATACGCCATGCCGAGCAGGTAGGCGACGACGCGGTCGGCGTCGCGCGAAGCGGCGACAGGTTCGAGGATTGCGACGACTGCCTCCGGCTTGCCCAGCCGGAGCAGGCAGTCGGCCTGGAGATAGCGGGCCTGCAGGTTCATCGGCTGCGCGGCGACCACGGCGGCGAACGTCTCCGCCGCCTCGTCGAAGCGGGCAGCCTTGTACAACGCCAGGCCGAGGTTCAGGCGGATCGCCTGCTGCGACGGCGAGCGCTCGAGGGCCGCCCGGTAGGCGGCGACGGCCTCGTCGGTCCGGCCCAGGCGCGCCAGCACCACACCGAGGTTCGAGCGTGCCTCGACGTTGTCCGGGTACTGCTGCAGGAAGGCGGTGTAGGCCTCGGCGGCCTGCGCGAACTCGCCGGCCGTCTGCAGGGCGTAGGCGCGCGCAAACGCGGGCGGCGTCGCACCAGCCTGCGGGGCCTGCGCTGCCAGGGACGAGGCGGCCAGGCTCGCACACAACGCGAGGACCAGCACCGGCGATCTCACGACTTCCAGTGTAGAACGACCCCGCAAGGACGGAGGACGGAGGAACGAGGATGGAGGGAAGAACGAGGACAAGAGGATCGACGTAGATCGGCAAACCGAGGCGCCGAGGCCGGCCCGAGGAAGGACGAAGGGACGACGGCGATCCTTCGTCCTCGGTCCTCGTTCCTCCCCTCGGTCCTCCGTCCTCTCTCCTCCGTCCTTTCCTCAGAAGTAGTACTTGAACGCGAACTGGATGATGCGGCGGCCGTACTTGTTGTTCTGCGGCAGGATGCCGAAGTTGGGGTTGTCCAGGACGCCGTTCGTGTACTGCAGCTTCAGGTTGTTGGCGTCGAACAGCGCCCGCTGCGGGTGATTGAAGACGTTGGTGAAGGAGGCGCGGAACTGGAAGCGCTTCACCCCACCGAGGTTGAAGTTCTTGAACACCGCGAAGTCGTTGTTGATGTAGCCCGGCCCGCGGACGTTGGACGGGAAGATGTACGTGCCCAATTGTCCCGGTGCCGGCAGCGTGAAGCATGCGGGATTGAGGATCTGATCACCTGACAACCCAGTCGTCGGATCGCAGGTGAGCAGCGGCATCACCGCCATGTCGGGGCTGCCGCTGTAGGACTGGGAGCTGATGGTGTTTCCGCTGGCGTCGGTCCCGGCCAGGCCGAAGTTGGCACCGCCGGGCGAAGCCAGCGGCTGCAGCGGCGCGCCGCTGATGTAGGTCGACACCCCCGTCAACTGCCAGCCGCCCAGGATCGCGTTCATCAACGCGCTGTTCTCGACGTCGGGCAGCAGCCAGCTGTACCCGATATTGAAGACGTGGGTGCGGTCGTAGCCGAGTATGCCGTACGCAAAATCGCGTGGGTCGCCAGGCGGAATCACTACCGCCCCCTGGCCGCCGCCGCGAATGCCCAGCGCCTTCGAGAACGTGTACGATGCCGTCATGCTGAACTTCGACGTCTGCCGGCTCAACAGCGCCTGCAGGCTGTTGTAGTTCTGATACTGGTTGTGTCGCACGACGTTGAGCCCGCCGTACTGCGGCAGCGGCCGATACTGATTCGGGTCTCCGGTCGGATCGTTCAGCATTGCGCCGTACGGCACGTAGTTGATGTTCTCCAACCCGGAGTTCAGCAGGCGGTCGCTCTTGCTGCCCACGTAGGCCGTCTCGAGGTTGAAGCGCCATGGCAGCCGCTGCTGGACCGTCAGGCTCCAGCTCTGTGTACGCGGCTGATCCTCATCGTCACGCTGGATGGTGCCGCCTATCGTCGGGTTCACGTTCGGATCGACGTTGGAGACCTGCGACAGCGGCACGTTGAACGTGTTGGTGAACGTCACGCCATAGGGCAGGTCGATGAGCCCGGAATACGGGCCCTGCGCGTCGTGGAAGTTGAAGATGCCGTAGCCACCGCGCAGCAGCGTGCCGCCGCTGCCAGAAAGGTCGTAGGCAAAGCCG includes:
- a CDS encoding tetratricopeptide repeat protein, giving the protein MRSPVLVLALCASLAASSLAAQAPQAGATPPAFARAYALQTAGEFAQAAEAYTAFLQQYPDNVEARSNLGVVLARLGRTDEAVAAYRAALERSPSQQAIRLNLGLALYKAARFDEAAETFAAVVAAQPMNLQARYLQADCLLRLGKPEAVVAILEPVAASRDADRVVAYLLGMAYLRTNQPQRGQVLIDRILSKGDSAEARVLMGMAKRSVQDLAGGLEDLKRAVELNPDLPGVHTLYGQALLETGNRDLAVRELEAEFARNPTDFEANLLLGMLAKEDFAFDKARGHLQRALVMRPGHLSVRFQLAAIHVSLGETEAARTMLEAIAAEAPSFIEARVSLATVYYRLKLRDLGDKERAVVDELNRQAQARQPGAAPSLAQPVPPATPPR
- a CDS encoding VWA domain-containing protein, with the protein product MAPDSSRRSSAWSRLPLSLASAGIAITALFTWATGVNVTAAQAPASPPPPQPATTRSEAQEPAPTFRAATSAVVLDVVVRDKKGRTITDLRQNEVQVLEDGKPVELQAFGLVSGTSPLVTAREAATGQPDPLRRVTLITLVFETLTQNGRDLARRAALQFAARELPAGQWVSIYRLDQRLWHAQAFTRSPAEIRAGILAATHAGGRETVMDTVATGRSTTGPPPVAAAEVGGRAPGAGVGGAADQVAIGANAADAAVNAVLERVALMVEKADIDQRGQSTLFPLMALVKAQGSLEGRKALVLFSEGFVVPPNLEEVFRATVSEANRANVSVYAVDARGLDSARSLEGARTALDSSARNSQRQMMTRGNEPVTVEDVMNAETAEGALHKDLQGTLQMLAEETGGILVANSNNLAERLDRVSADLDAYYQLAYTPATTTYDGRFRKIEVRVARRGVDVQSRSGYFALPPTDGAPLLPYELPMLAAASATPLPTPFRVGATTFRFGVTPRGVQHTVLVEVPLDQLTFEEDRREKKYALRFTVMALVRNEKDEIIERLSDSFPLEGPLERVEALKRGRLVFKRQVWLAPGRYSVLAVARDQTTERSSVHSMTVVVPDATASVPLVSSLAVIRRVEPASEQPDAVEDPFRTDQLRIVPSLDTPISRATNPQVSAYVVVYPDRGRVPSLTFEFQRGGAVIGRSAAELPAPDRDGRIKYVASFPTKIFEPGTYVLRAVATLDGRTNSSDVSFTIVP